The following are from one region of the Deinococcus cellulosilyticus NBRC 106333 = KACC 11606 genome:
- a CDS encoding IS1 transposase, with amino-acid sequence MPQCQDHLKTDADNLVVRKIYGKHQVRYLKCKTCGTEFSERKGTPLWNSKINPDTFIKVAETLCEGNSISATTRLCKVHHDTVERIIVVTGNHAKALHDHKAVQVKTTALQADERYGFYGSKSQPCWEATVIDPYSKFVVSLRLGARDEMLIRGLLEDARSRLADPQNLALFTDGGHGYATLFPEIFGMPYQPKKKGHKGRPPKVKYRIPRMLAHVQLIKVREGKKLKTVDICYTHGTPGRIKLELERLGHNTPNTSAVERQNGTARQHNPYLHRKGLAFAHKKITRVGLAELERLSYNWVKTCRSLHLKLSERVGRRKYLHRTPAMAMGLTDRIFTLGELLATPIHALGSA; translated from the coding sequence ATGCCTCAGTGCCAAGACCACCTCAAAACGGATGCGGACAACCTGGTGGTGCGCAAGATCTACGGCAAGCACCAGGTGCGCTACTTGAAGTGCAAAACCTGTGGCACCGAATTCAGTGAACGCAAGGGAACACCCCTGTGGAACAGCAAAATTAACCCCGATACTTTCATCAAAGTCGCTGAAACGCTCTGTGAAGGAAACTCCATCTCGGCGACCACCCGACTGTGCAAGGTCCACCACGACACCGTGGAACGCATCATTGTGGTGACCGGAAACCATGCCAAAGCCCTTCATGACCACAAAGCTGTGCAGGTGAAGACCACCGCACTGCAGGCCGATGAACGGTATGGTTTCTATGGCAGCAAAAGCCAGCCGTGCTGGGAAGCGACAGTGATCGACCCCTACAGCAAGTTTGTGGTGTCCTTGCGTCTGGGAGCCAGGGATGAAATGTTGATTCGGGGTCTGCTGGAAGATGCTAGAAGTCGTCTGGCAGATCCACAAAATCTAGCGTTGTTCACCGATGGTGGGCACGGGTATGCAACGCTCTTCCCTGAAATCTTCGGTATGCCGTATCAGCCGAAGAAAAAAGGGCACAAGGGTAGGCCTCCAAAAGTGAAGTACCGGATTCCTAGAATGCTGGCCCATGTTCAGCTGATCAAGGTGCGGGAGGGCAAAAAACTCAAAACGGTGGACATCTGCTACACACACGGCACCCCTGGAAGAATCAAGCTAGAGTTAGAGAGGCTGGGGCACAACACCCCCAATACTTCTGCAGTGGAACGGCAGAATGGCACCGCCAGACAACACAATCCCTATCTCCACCGCAAAGGTCTGGCTTTTGCACACAAGAAAATCACCCGTGTAGGACTGGCTGAACTCGAAAGGCTGTCGTACAACTGGGTGAAGACCTGCCGGAGTCTGCATCTAAAGTTGTCTGAGCGGGTAGGGCGAAGGAAGTACCTCCACAGAACTCCAGCAATGGCGATGGGGCTGACCGATCGGATTTTCACGCTGGGCGAGTTGCTTGCCACACCCATCCACGCCCTTGGGAGTGCGTGA